A window of the Arthrobacter sp. Marseille-P9274 genome harbors these coding sequences:
- a CDS encoding TIGR03885 family FMN-dependent LLM class oxidoreductase: MAVIGFHASHEQIAPAQLLADVQLAEQAGFGAAMCSDHLEPWSARQGHSGFAWSWLGAALATTKLRFGVVTAPGQRYHPTVIAHASATLASMFPGRFWFAPGSGENINEHVTGDGWPAKDVRQRRLEECVHVIRQMHDGEVVTHRGLVTVEQARIWDVPDPKPDIIAPAISPDTAARAAAWADGLVTVNQPAEQLRKVLGAYREHGGKGKAVLQVHLSWAPEEDTAVEIALDQWGSNVFPSFVGADLPTPAYFDAVSTMVGEQQIRQSVNVSADTGRHAQWLQEYLDLGFDELYLHFVGQEQKPFIHAFGQDVLPQLA, translated from the coding sequence GTGGCTGTCATCGGGTTCCATGCATCGCACGAACAGATCGCTCCGGCCCAGCTCCTGGCCGACGTCCAGTTGGCCGAGCAGGCCGGCTTCGGCGCGGCCATGTGCTCCGACCACCTAGAGCCCTGGTCCGCCCGGCAGGGCCATTCCGGCTTCGCCTGGTCGTGGCTGGGCGCCGCGCTCGCCACCACCAAGCTGCGCTTTGGCGTCGTCACCGCGCCCGGCCAGCGCTATCATCCCACCGTCATCGCGCACGCCTCGGCCACCCTCGCCAGCATGTTCCCGGGCCGCTTCTGGTTCGCCCCGGGCAGCGGCGAGAACATCAACGAGCACGTCACCGGGGACGGCTGGCCTGCCAAAGACGTCCGCCAGCGCCGCCTGGAGGAGTGCGTGCATGTCATCCGGCAGATGCACGACGGCGAAGTGGTCACCCACCGCGGCCTCGTCACCGTGGAGCAGGCCCGGATCTGGGACGTGCCCGATCCCAAGCCGGACATCATCGCCCCGGCCATCAGCCCGGACACGGCCGCCAGGGCGGCGGCGTGGGCGGACGGGCTGGTCACGGTCAACCAACCGGCGGAACAGCTGCGCAAGGTCCTCGGCGCCTACCGGGAGCACGGCGGCAAGGGCAAAGCCGTGCTGCAGGTGCACCTGTCCTGGGCGCCCGAGGAGGACACCGCCGTCGAAATCGCGCTGGACCAGTGGGGCAGCAACGTCTTCCCGTCCTTCGTCGGCGCGGACCTGCCCACGCCCGCCTACTTCGACGCGGTGAGCACGATGGTGGGCGAGCAGCAGATCCGGCAGTCCGTCAACGTCTCCGCCGACACCGGCCGGCACGCCCAGTGGCTGCAGGAGTACCTGGACCTCGGGTTCGACGAGCTTTACCTGCACTTCGTCGGGCAGGAGCAGAAGCCGTTCATCCACGCCTTCGGGCAGGACGTGCTGCCGCAGCTGGCCTAG
- a CDS encoding aldo/keto reductase, with amino-acid sequence MGTRRIGARDAGSIGLGCMNLSHAYGTPPPREQAEALLLHALDSGVRHFDTAALYGATANETLVGEVLGARRDEYFLASKCGMTSVDGKRVIDGRPHTLKATCEEALRRLRTDHIDLYYLHRWDKTIPVEESVGALAELVAEGKIGGIGLSEVSADTLRRAHTVHPMAALQTEYSLWTRNPELGTLDACRELGTAFVAFSPLGRGFLTGTVRDVASLPDGDIRRGMPRFSAQNYPLNLRLLDEFIRLAAEAGCTPAQLALAWVLHRGEDIVALPGTTSIAHLDEDLAAAAVVLDAALMTRLDELINEKTVHGPRYSAALQGDVDTETFSEPERSE; translated from the coding sequence ATGGGCACTCGCCGGATCGGGGCCAGGGACGCCGGCAGCATCGGGCTCGGGTGCATGAACCTCAGCCATGCCTACGGCACGCCCCCGCCGCGCGAACAGGCCGAGGCGCTGCTGCTGCACGCGCTGGACAGCGGCGTGCGGCACTTCGACACGGCCGCGCTCTACGGCGCGACGGCGAACGAGACCCTGGTCGGCGAGGTCCTGGGCGCGCGGCGCGACGAGTACTTCCTGGCCAGCAAGTGCGGCATGACGAGCGTGGACGGCAAGCGCGTGATCGACGGCCGGCCGCACACGCTGAAGGCCACCTGCGAGGAGGCGCTGCGGCGGCTGCGCACGGACCACATCGACCTCTATTACCTACACCGCTGGGACAAGACCATCCCGGTCGAGGAGAGCGTCGGCGCCCTGGCTGAACTCGTGGCCGAAGGCAAGATCGGCGGAATCGGCCTTTCCGAGGTTTCCGCCGACACGCTGCGCCGGGCCCACACGGTGCACCCGATGGCGGCGCTGCAGACGGAGTATTCACTCTGGACGCGCAATCCGGAGCTGGGCACCCTGGACGCCTGCCGGGAGCTGGGCACCGCGTTCGTGGCGTTCAGCCCGCTGGGCCGCGGTTTCCTCACCGGCACGGTCCGCGATGTGGCGTCCCTGCCCGACGGCGACATCCGCCGCGGTATGCCGCGCTTCTCGGCGCAGAACTACCCGCTCAACCTGCGGCTGCTTGATGAATTCATCCGGCTCGCCGCGGAGGCCGGCTGCACGCCGGCCCAGCTGGCTCTGGCCTGGGTGCTCCACCGCGGCGAGGACATCGTCGCCCTTCCCGGAACCACCAGCATCGCCCACCTCGACGAAGATCTGGCGGCCGCCGCCGTCGTACTTGATGCCGCGCTGATGACCCGGCTGGACGAGCTGATCAACGAGAAGACGGTGCACGGCCCGCGCTACAGCGCGGCGCTGCAGGGCGACGTGGACACCGAAACGTTCAGCGAACCGGAGCGGTCGGAGTAG
- a CDS encoding flavin reductase family protein, which produces MSLHDDLQPDTLRKAFGRFPSGIAALCAIVDGAPQGIVASSFTVGVSMDPPLVMFAVQNTSRTWPIVRTAGRIGVSVLGAGHDGVCRQIASKSGDRFAGLQLHSTDDGALFLEEAALWLDCSVEQEVPAGDHHVVLLRVHALTTHDDAHEPLVFHGSAFRRLEQPVFV; this is translated from the coding sequence ATGTCCCTCCACGATGATCTGCAGCCCGATACCCTCCGCAAGGCGTTCGGACGGTTCCCGTCGGGTATCGCCGCCCTGTGCGCCATTGTCGACGGCGCCCCGCAGGGCATCGTCGCATCCTCCTTCACCGTGGGCGTCTCCATGGACCCGCCGCTGGTGATGTTCGCGGTGCAGAACACCTCGCGCACCTGGCCGATCGTGCGCACCGCCGGACGTATCGGCGTTTCCGTGCTGGGTGCGGGGCACGACGGCGTCTGCCGCCAGATCGCGTCGAAATCCGGGGACCGCTTCGCCGGGCTTCAACTTCATTCCACCGACGACGGCGCCCTCTTCCTCGAGGAGGCCGCGCTGTGGCTGGACTGCTCCGTGGAGCAGGAGGTTCCGGCCGGCGACCACCACGTGGTGCTGCTGAGGGTGCACGCCCTGACCACGCACGACGACGCGCACGAGCCGCTGGTCTTCCACGGCTCGGCCTTCCGCCGGCTGGAGCAGCCGGTGTTCGTCTAG
- a CDS encoding thymidylate kinase yields the protein MTVILPDPGRTADPNEHGAPRRGPYRVALVGIDGSGKTSAAEAVKARFAAAGEPVAVHGIYAGRKTLERWAGRLGTTAERLLGRRGLTAVENAIRAAMACSAYWKSRNAEGLVLFDRSLYCQPARDHSRGLVRRGLAARLLDRLPRPDLVVYFAIPPERALARVALRGEDSETLAELRSFDAGYRALPEFGDFTIIDASRPRADVAGQLEQLIRSRRPAAGES from the coding sequence GTGACCGTCATCCTGCCGGATCCGGGCCGGACGGCCGATCCAAACGAACATGGAGCACCCCGGCGAGGCCCGTACCGCGTGGCCCTGGTCGGCATCGACGGCTCCGGGAAAACCTCTGCGGCCGAGGCTGTCAAGGCCCGGTTCGCGGCTGCCGGCGAGCCCGTCGCCGTCCACGGAATCTACGCCGGCCGCAAGACGCTGGAGCGGTGGGCCGGCCGGCTCGGCACCACCGCCGAGCGCCTGCTGGGCCGCAGGGGCCTGACCGCCGTCGAAAATGCCATCCGCGCCGCTATGGCCTGCAGTGCCTACTGGAAGTCCCGGAACGCCGAGGGGCTGGTGCTGTTCGACCGCTCCCTGTACTGCCAGCCCGCACGTGACCACAGCCGCGGACTGGTCCGGCGGGGCCTCGCGGCAAGGCTGCTGGACCGGCTCCCTCGGCCGGACCTGGTCGTCTACTTTGCCATCCCGCCGGAGCGGGCGCTCGCCCGGGTCGCCCTGCGCGGAGAGGACTCCGAGACCCTCGCAGAGCTGCGCTCGTTCGACGCCGGTTACCGGGCGCTGCCGGAGTTCGGGGACTTCACGATCATCGACGCCAGTCGGCCACGTGCCGACGTGGCCGGGCAGCTGGAGCAGTTGATCCGCTCCCGCCGCCCGGCAGCCGGGGAATCCTAG
- a CDS encoding SdrD B-like domain-containing protein: protein MGSQLGRFRAATALSATAALAVFGIALAPSALADELPETPAAAATVAEQEPSRESLLEDAVDSVLPGLGEDTGEAPAAEPESETGRDEAAQEPEAIEAREEIETEHRLPGASEPSAPEEPAPVTLEAQPRAAGYRVYGFVWEDMWGDGVFDYGVDYGIYGAEVELLDENGDVVDTVVTEGRAPYSFEEVEPGTYRVRFAPVEDLNFVPAPPHASEDEPTSDIDIDGYSETFTLSAEQATVQVDAAFAGDVLVEKVPNLFLGSYYDADRDGVADEMETGAPGVEIEILDADGNVHSTTTTDEGGVSMGELEIGEYRLRVIPPEGYVVTGAEWLDFSLDLEDVSLRTLEIDANGLTPYFAIVGAAPFGIIFGIAEEVAVAAPAPVEPAVEPMALNPQPVAAPGEPQPTTRLAETGSSASAWAPWAGLVIAAGALLLRLGRRRAA, encoded by the coding sequence ATGGGGTCTCAGCTTGGCCGGTTCCGTGCCGCGACTGCACTTTCCGCAACCGCAGCGCTGGCTGTTTTCGGTATCGCCCTCGCGCCGTCGGCTCTGGCCGATGAGCTGCCGGAGACGCCGGCGGCGGCAGCCACTGTTGCCGAACAGGAACCGTCCCGCGAGTCTCTCCTGGAGGACGCCGTTGATTCCGTGTTGCCCGGACTCGGCGAGGACACCGGCGAAGCCCCCGCAGCGGAGCCGGAGAGCGAAACCGGGCGCGATGAAGCAGCCCAAGAGCCGGAGGCCATTGAGGCTCGGGAAGAGATTGAGACCGAACACCGACTGCCTGGTGCCAGTGAGCCATCCGCACCTGAGGAGCCTGCCCCCGTCACTCTGGAAGCGCAGCCACGGGCCGCAGGCTACAGGGTCTACGGCTTTGTTTGGGAGGACATGTGGGGCGACGGAGTTTTCGATTACGGAGTCGACTACGGAATCTACGGCGCCGAAGTCGAATTGCTGGACGAAAATGGTGACGTCGTCGACACAGTGGTTACCGAAGGACGTGCTCCCTACTCTTTCGAGGAAGTTGAGCCCGGAACCTATCGGGTGCGTTTCGCTCCCGTGGAAGACCTGAACTTCGTTCCTGCGCCACCCCACGCCTCGGAGGACGAACCGACCAGCGACATTGACATCGATGGCTACTCCGAAACCTTCACACTCAGCGCCGAGCAGGCCACCGTGCAGGTGGACGCCGCTTTTGCGGGAGATGTTCTTGTGGAAAAGGTGCCAAACCTGTTTCTCGGAAGCTACTACGACGCCGACCGCGACGGCGTGGCCGATGAAATGGAAACCGGTGCTCCCGGCGTCGAAATCGAAATCCTGGACGCTGATGGCAACGTCCATTCGACGACCACGACGGACGAGGGCGGGGTCTCGATGGGGGAGTTGGAAATCGGGGAGTACAGGCTTCGCGTCATCCCGCCCGAAGGGTATGTAGTCACCGGCGCGGAATGGCTCGACTTCTCCCTCGATCTAGAAGATGTTTCGCTCCGGACGCTGGAAATCGACGCCAATGGGCTGACGCCGTACTTCGCCATCGTAGGAGCAGCGCCCTTTGGAATCATCTTTGGCATTGCCGAGGAGGTGGCGGTCGCGGCGCCGGCGCCGGTAGAGCCCGCGGTTGAGCCGATGGCGCTGAACCCGCAGCCGGTTGCTGCACCGGGGGAGCCTCAGCCAACGACGCGCCTCGCCGAGACCGGCAGCAGCGCTTCCGCCTGGGCGCCTTGGGCCGGTCTCGTCATTGCCGCTGGTGCCCTCCTGCTCCGGCTTGGCCGACGCAGGGCCGCCTAG
- a CDS encoding CsbD family protein — translation MGLIMGVDDKFDAAKDKIKGKVNEAVGKATDDKSQEAKGHAQQAEGEIKDKVADAKAHLKDDANRVDDTEGGGRL, via the coding sequence GTGGGATTGATCATGGGAGTCGACGACAAGTTCGATGCTGCGAAAGACAAGATCAAGGGCAAGGTCAACGAGGCGGTCGGCAAGGCCACCGATGACAAGTCACAGGAGGCCAAGGGCCACGCCCAGCAGGCCGAAGGCGAAATCAAGGACAAAGTCGCCGATGCCAAGGCGCACCTGAAGGACGATGCTAACCGGGTGGACGACACGGAAGGCGGCGGCCGGCTCTGA
- a CDS encoding DUF1624 domain-containing protein, producing MTAGIQKPRSVYPPPALARPEAPAEPGPNESTRTKRAIGIDVARSIALIGMVSVHVWPVTNKNDDMSLVYAVFAGRAAGLFALLAGVSIAFVERRSRGKLFGRTLWADRGALVIRGLLIMLAGLLLGYLESDVTTILPYFGILFLLVIPLYGRSNRVLLIAGVLFATLGPLLLFLFGDSLPEQPDPGADYTLTTMFQYPVPFVADMLLIGQYPTLLWMAYICVGIVIGRQVLTSKKVALVIAAWGAGLALATWFLSQFLLGAAGGFQRLVEATPGMTSADIVDVLAYGPEDPMLPHTTGWWLAAVAPYSHTPLNLIHDLGCAMAVTGVVLLLTRSGGKIFSPFAAIGAMTLTLYSAHVVILAIDVLDTARPRVSLWVQIISFMLFALVWRSAMGRGPLEQIISDSSDWVRTRIASSGQSRAGHRRQPAESPSPHVPLSATREPNPGAPPSETDLPAKVPRPSGTQ from the coding sequence ATGACTGCTGGGATACAGAAGCCAAGGTCCGTCTACCCGCCACCAGCATTGGCTCGACCGGAAGCGCCGGCGGAGCCGGGTCCCAACGAATCGACGCGGACCAAAAGAGCCATCGGTATCGATGTTGCGCGGTCCATCGCCCTGATCGGCATGGTGTCTGTCCACGTATGGCCCGTCACGAATAAGAACGACGACATGTCCTTGGTCTATGCCGTCTTCGCCGGCCGCGCCGCCGGGCTCTTCGCCTTGCTGGCGGGCGTGTCCATTGCGTTCGTGGAGAGGCGGTCGCGGGGAAAGCTGTTTGGCCGCACGCTGTGGGCGGACCGGGGAGCCCTCGTCATTCGGGGCCTGCTCATCATGCTGGCCGGCCTCCTGCTGGGCTATCTAGAATCCGATGTCACGACGATCCTTCCCTACTTCGGCATCCTGTTCCTGCTGGTCATTCCGTTGTATGGCCGGTCCAACCGCGTGCTGCTCATCGCCGGAGTCCTGTTCGCCACCCTCGGCCCGCTCCTGTTGTTCCTCTTCGGGGACAGTCTCCCGGAACAACCTGATCCGGGCGCGGACTACACCCTGACAACGATGTTCCAATATCCAGTGCCGTTCGTCGCCGACATGCTCCTGATCGGCCAGTACCCTACGCTGCTCTGGATGGCCTACATCTGCGTCGGCATAGTCATCGGCCGCCAGGTCCTGACATCGAAGAAGGTCGCGCTGGTCATTGCCGCTTGGGGCGCGGGACTGGCACTGGCCACATGGTTCCTCTCCCAGTTTTTGCTCGGAGCAGCCGGAGGCTTCCAGCGCTTGGTGGAAGCGACGCCGGGCATGACCAGCGCGGACATCGTCGACGTCCTGGCGTACGGGCCCGAGGATCCGATGCTGCCGCACACCACCGGGTGGTGGCTGGCCGCCGTCGCACCGTACTCACACACCCCGCTCAACCTGATACACGATCTAGGCTGTGCGATGGCCGTAACGGGGGTGGTCCTGCTCCTGACCCGTTCCGGCGGCAAGATCTTCTCGCCGTTCGCGGCTATCGGCGCCATGACGCTGACCCTCTATTCGGCACACGTTGTCATCCTGGCGATCGATGTGCTGGACACGGCCCGGCCGCGGGTTTCCCTGTGGGTCCAGATCATTTCATTCATGCTGTTCGCCCTCGTCTGGCGAAGCGCGATGGGTAGGGGCCCTCTGGAGCAAATCATCTCGGACTCGAGCGACTGGGTACGCACGAGAATCGCCTCGTCCGGGCAGTCTCGCGCGGGGCACAGGCGGCAGCCTGCCGAGAGCCCTTCGCCGCACGTTCCGCTGTCCGCAACGCGCGAACCGAACCCAGGCGCGCCGCCATCGGAAACGGATCTGCCTGCCAAGGTTCCGCGCCCCTCCGGCACCCAGTAG
- a CDS encoding aldo/keto reductase family oxidoreductase yields the protein MGGGLVDDGGARLIFGCMGLGGGWGTGPLEAAHVKAAHEAVDAALEAGIRDFDHADIYAHGKAEAAFGRVLAERPGLRDRIRLQTKCGIRLPVPDKVGQYDSSREWILAQAEASLDRLGTEHVETLLIHRPDPLARPEEIAEAFLQLKEAGKVGRLGVSNMSAQQMRWLQSALPETLAANQLEMSLHRSGWLESSVLVNHDDAAEIGFPHGTVEYCQAEGIELQAWGALAQGRYSGAPGTAETGSDAAAAALVAALAEDKGCAPEAIVLGWLLRHPARIRPVLGTSNPGRIKASGEAKRVAESMSRHEWYSLWVAARGRALP from the coding sequence GTGGGCGGAGGATTAGTGGACGACGGCGGAGCACGGCTGATCTTCGGGTGCATGGGTTTAGGTGGGGGCTGGGGAACAGGTCCGCTGGAAGCAGCGCACGTCAAAGCTGCCCACGAGGCGGTGGATGCTGCGCTGGAGGCCGGGATCCGCGACTTCGACCACGCCGACATCTACGCGCATGGTAAGGCGGAGGCGGCGTTTGGCCGCGTGCTGGCCGAACGGCCCGGGCTGCGGGACCGGATCCGGCTGCAGACGAAGTGCGGCATTCGGCTGCCGGTTCCGGACAAGGTCGGCCAGTACGACTCCTCGCGCGAGTGGATTCTGGCGCAAGCGGAAGCGAGCCTGGACCGGCTTGGCACGGAGCACGTGGAGACGCTGCTGATCCACCGGCCCGATCCGCTCGCCCGTCCGGAGGAGATCGCCGAGGCATTCCTGCAGTTGAAGGAGGCAGGCAAAGTCGGGCGGCTGGGAGTATCCAACATGTCGGCCCAGCAAATGCGCTGGCTGCAGTCGGCACTGCCGGAGACGCTCGCCGCCAACCAGCTGGAGATGAGCCTGCACCGCAGCGGCTGGCTCGAGTCTTCGGTACTGGTCAACCACGACGACGCTGCCGAAATCGGATTCCCGCACGGAACTGTGGAGTACTGCCAGGCGGAAGGGATCGAGCTCCAAGCCTGGGGTGCGCTAGCCCAAGGCCGCTACAGCGGTGCGCCCGGCACCGCTGAAACCGGATCGGATGCCGCTGCGGCGGCGCTGGTTGCCGCGCTGGCGGAGGACAAGGGCTGCGCACCGGAAGCCATAGTCCTTGGCTGGCTGCTGCGGCATCCGGCACGGATCCGCCCGGTCCTTGGCACCAGCAACCCTGGGCGGATCAAGGCCAGCGGTGAGGCCAAGCGCGTTGCTGAGAGCATGAGCCGGCATGAGTGGTATTCGCTCTGGGTCGCTGCCCGCGGCCGCGCGCTGCCTTAG
- a CDS encoding CBS domain-containing protein, which translates to MSVVREFMTTDCQCIREHQTLEEAARMMKDLDCGSLPICGDDGMLKGVITDRDIVVKCLAEGRDAKEMMAADLAQGKPHWIDADANIDEAIQMMERYQVRRLPVITGHKLVGIVSQGDIARNYTEQKVGEMVEHVSARKPMQMT; encoded by the coding sequence ATGAGCGTCGTACGTGAATTCATGACGACGGATTGCCAGTGTATACGCGAACATCAGACCCTCGAAGAAGCTGCCCGGATGATGAAGGACCTGGACTGCGGCTCGCTGCCGATTTGCGGTGACGACGGCATGTTGAAGGGTGTCATTACGGACCGCGACATCGTGGTGAAGTGCCTTGCCGAAGGCAGGGACGCCAAGGAAATGATGGCGGCCGACCTTGCCCAGGGCAAGCCGCACTGGATTGACGCCGATGCCAATATCGACGAAGCCATCCAGATGATGGAGCGGTACCAGGTCCGGCGGCTGCCTGTGATCACCGGCCACAAGCTGGTGGGCATCGTCAGCCAGGGCGACATTGCGCGCAACTACACTGAACAAAAGGTGGGCGAGATGGTGGAACATGTTTCCGCGCGGAAGCCCATGCAGATGACCTGA
- a CDS encoding MBL fold metallo-hydrolase, with amino-acid sequence MTRTYQPLQAAEAAKYRTRVTLLGTAGGPPWWDGSDRSGISTAITVNDAVYLIDCGEGWGPQFRKSGLGPAGFQKGLDNMKAVFITHHHSDHMVDYPNLLLLAWHNGSDGLRQPIQIHGPGDRGALPPIFAEEKRRFLPEVFHPASPTPGLVESSEKLLQAYALDINDRMRDNAKQDLREVFEFHDIELPAGTGDDPNGNPTPAMEPFEIYRDENVRVSAILVDHRPVFPAFAFRFDTPDGSIVVSGDTGVCDNLVTISEGADILLHECIDMDWVDGPMGPGSAKPDPNLMQHMLAAHTAIEEVGPQAEKAGVGTLVLTHLVPGNTPVEKWQKAQVGFSGNLVVGEDLMHFGLGGQRD; translated from the coding sequence ATGACCAGGACGTACCAGCCGCTGCAAGCGGCCGAAGCTGCCAAGTACCGGACCCGCGTGACCCTGCTGGGGACTGCGGGGGGCCCGCCGTGGTGGGACGGCTCCGACCGCTCAGGCATCTCCACCGCCATAACGGTCAATGACGCCGTGTACCTCATTGACTGCGGTGAGGGCTGGGGTCCGCAGTTCCGCAAGTCCGGGCTGGGACCGGCAGGGTTCCAGAAGGGCCTGGACAACATGAAGGCGGTGTTCATCACCCACCACCACTCGGACCACATGGTGGATTACCCGAACCTGCTCCTGCTCGCCTGGCATAACGGCTCCGACGGACTGAGGCAGCCCATCCAGATCCACGGCCCCGGCGACCGCGGCGCGCTGCCGCCCATCTTCGCCGAGGAAAAGCGCCGGTTTCTGCCCGAGGTCTTCCACCCCGCGTCGCCGACCCCCGGCCTCGTCGAGTCATCGGAAAAGCTGCTGCAGGCCTACGCCCTCGACATCAACGACCGGATGCGCGACAACGCCAAGCAGGACCTGCGTGAAGTCTTCGAGTTCCACGACATCGAGCTGCCCGCCGGCACCGGCGACGATCCCAACGGCAACCCGACGCCGGCCATGGAACCGTTTGAAATCTACCGGGACGAGAACGTCCGCGTCAGCGCGATCCTGGTGGACCACCGCCCGGTCTTCCCGGCCTTTGCGTTCCGCTTCGACACCCCGGACGGCTCGATCGTGGTCTCTGGAGACACCGGTGTTTGCGACAACCTGGTGACCATTTCGGAGGGCGCGGACATCCTGTTGCACGAGTGCATCGACATGGATTGGGTGGATGGGCCCATGGGTCCGGGCTCGGCCAAACCGGACCCAAACCTGATGCAGCACATGCTCGCCGCCCACACCGCCATCGAGGAGGTCGGCCCGCAGGCGGAGAAGGCGGGGGTCGGCACCTTGGTCCTCACGCACCTGGTACCCGGCAACACCCCGGTGGAGAAATGGCAGAAGGCCCAGGTCGGCTTCTCCGGAAACCTTGTCGTGGGTGAGGACCTGATGCATTTCGGACTCGGCGGGCAGCGGGACTGA
- a CDS encoding ABC transporter ATP-binding protein, with the protein MKMTETYPRDTGRVAPEANPAVVNSEVLLQLQGLQKSYGHVQILAGVDFEICKGEFVCVVGPSGSGKTTLLKCMAGLLAPSGGRTVFEGEPVTEPPAKLAVVFQDYSRSLLPWMTVWQNVELPMKNKFPKTERPARIESVLEAVGLGGKGNLYPWQMSGGMQQRAAIARGLAYQPDVLLMDEPFAAVDAQTRIELEDLVLRVRQEFDTTVVFVTHDIDEAVYLADRVVVLSGAPTTVSRNIIVDLPRPRNQRDTKLLPAYARLRAEVFELIQSAKSHATIR; encoded by the coding sequence ATGAAAATGACCGAAACGTACCCCCGGGACACGGGGCGCGTAGCGCCCGAGGCAAACCCCGCCGTCGTCAATTCCGAAGTCCTGCTCCAGTTGCAGGGACTGCAGAAGAGCTACGGACACGTGCAGATCCTGGCCGGCGTGGACTTCGAAATCTGCAAGGGCGAGTTCGTCTGCGTGGTCGGACCGTCCGGCTCCGGCAAGACCACACTGCTTAAGTGCATGGCCGGCCTGCTCGCACCCTCCGGCGGCCGGACCGTCTTCGAGGGGGAACCGGTGACTGAACCGCCGGCGAAGCTTGCCGTCGTCTTCCAGGACTACAGCCGCTCGCTGCTGCCGTGGATGACGGTGTGGCAGAACGTGGAACTGCCGATGAAGAACAAGTTCCCCAAAACGGAGCGGCCGGCGCGGATCGAATCCGTGCTGGAGGCCGTGGGTCTGGGCGGCAAGGGCAACCTGTACCCGTGGCAGATGTCCGGCGGCATGCAACAACGCGCGGCGATCGCCCGCGGACTGGCCTACCAGCCGGACGTGCTGCTGATGGACGAGCCATTCGCAGCGGTGGACGCGCAGACCCGGATCGAGCTGGAAGACCTGGTTTTGCGCGTCCGGCAGGAATTCGACACCACAGTCGTGTTCGTTACGCACGACATCGACGAGGCGGTCTACTTAGCGGACCGGGTGGTCGTGCTCTCGGGCGCGCCAACCACGGTCAGCCGGAACATCATTGTCGACCTGCCCCGGCCTCGCAATCAACGCGACACCAAGCTGTTGCCGGCATACGCGCGGCTCCGCGCCGAAGTGTTCGAGCTGATCCAGTCCGCCAAATCCCACGCCACCATCCGCTAG
- a CDS encoding ABC transporter permease: MSTIHTTRRFGGIGLFLLRAWLPVGLVALWWIASASSTSLYFPSLQTIAETLLADWLGPGFVEHLLPVVGKFLAGFLIASLAGIGLGLVIGMYPALRAATEPLIQFLRSLPPPVLLPIGLLLFGIGSSMNIAIIVFGAIWPTLLNTIDGVRSLDPQMTEMTRSYRLTRVQKIRYVILPNAGPQIFAGLRTTLQMSIILIVVSEMVASTNGIGYYVLNSQQTFAVPQTWAGTLVLGLLGYLANLLFIRLERYVLRWQAGLLATTGSGA; the protein is encoded by the coding sequence GTGAGTACCATCCACACCACCCGGCGGTTCGGCGGGATCGGTCTCTTCCTCCTGCGTGCCTGGCTTCCCGTGGGACTTGTGGCACTGTGGTGGATTGCCTCGGCCTCCAGCACATCGCTCTACTTCCCGTCGCTGCAGACGATCGCGGAAACCCTGCTGGCCGACTGGCTGGGGCCGGGGTTCGTCGAACACCTGCTGCCGGTCGTAGGGAAGTTCCTTGCCGGCTTTCTGATCGCCTCACTGGCCGGGATCGGACTGGGCTTGGTCATCGGCATGTACCCGGCGCTGCGGGCGGCCACTGAACCCCTCATCCAGTTCCTCCGTTCGCTGCCGCCGCCGGTGCTGCTGCCTATCGGGCTGCTGTTGTTCGGGATCGGCTCCTCGATGAACATTGCCATCATTGTCTTCGGTGCCATCTGGCCCACGCTGCTCAATACCATCGACGGCGTTCGCTCGCTGGATCCGCAGATGACCGAGATGACCAGGTCATACCGGCTCACCCGGGTGCAGAAGATCCGCTACGTCATCCTGCCCAATGCGGGGCCGCAGATCTTCGCCGGCCTGCGCACCACCCTGCAGATGTCGATCATCCTGATCGTCGTGTCCGAGATGGTCGCCTCCACCAACGGCATTGGCTACTACGTCCTCAATTCTCAGCAGACCTTTGCCGTCCCGCAAACCTGGGCCGGAACCCTGGTCCTGGGCCTGCTCGGCTACCTCGCCAACCTGCTCTTCATCCGTCTGGAGCGGTACGTCCTGCGCTGGCAGGCCGGGCTGCTCGCCACCACAGGAAGCGGTGCATGA